The following proteins are co-located in the Candidatus Accumulibacter cognatus genome:
- a CDS encoding ABC transporter permease, which produces MDALIEYSPSLLAGAWITLQVALLSLVLAVSMGLVGAACKLSRIAPLRWWTALYTTVFRGVPDLVMMLLFFYGGQVILNVISDHLEREMIELDAFAAGVLTIGFIFGAYFTETFRGAFQAVPAGQMEAGRAYGMSGWQVFWHILFPQMLRYALPGIGNNWLVLLKSTAIVSMIGLADMTWLADQAGRSTHQPFTFYLAVCVLYLAMTAVSNQVLQRLQCRYDVGVREANV; this is translated from the coding sequence ATGGACGCCCTGATCGAATACTCCCCCAGCCTGCTGGCCGGCGCCTGGATCACTCTCCAGGTTGCCCTCCTTTCGCTGGTTCTTGCCGTCAGCATGGGCCTGGTTGGTGCCGCCTGCAAGTTGTCACGCATCGCTCCACTACGCTGGTGGACCGCGTTGTATACCACTGTCTTTCGTGGCGTCCCCGACCTGGTGATGATGCTCTTGTTTTTTTACGGTGGCCAGGTGATTCTCAATGTCATCAGCGACCATCTGGAAAGGGAGATGATCGAACTCGACGCCTTTGCCGCTGGCGTTCTGACGATTGGATTCATTTTCGGCGCCTACTTCACCGAAACCTTTCGTGGCGCCTTTCAAGCGGTGCCGGCCGGCCAGATGGAAGCGGGCCGAGCCTACGGCATGAGCGGCTGGCAGGTTTTCTGGCACATCCTTTTTCCGCAAATGCTGCGTTATGCCCTGCCAGGCATTGGCAACAACTGGCTGGTCCTGCTGAAAAGCACCGCCATCGTGTCCATGATCGGCCTGGCCGACATGACCTGGCTGGCCGATCAGGCCGGACGGTCGACCCATCAGCCTTTCACTTTCTATCTGGCCGTTTGCGTACTCTATCTGGCGATGACTGCTGTCTCGAACCAGGTTCTACAACGCCTGCAGTGCCGCTACGACGTCGGTGTCCGCGAAGCCAACGTTTGA
- a CDS encoding phenylalanine--tRNA ligase subunit beta, translated as MKFSESWLRSFVDPACAGHEFSHLLTMAGLEVEEEETVAPLFDQVVVGHLLAVDKHPDADRLNVCRVDVGTGELLQIVCGAPNAAAGIKVPCALPGAELPGGFAIKVAKVRGVESSGMLCSARELGISEDASGLLVLGDDAPIGEDIRRHLDLDDRLLTLKLTPNRADCLSLEGIAREVAALTGMPARFIEVTAVDATIASTRALVLDAPDACPRYCGRVIAGVDARAATPAWMRRRLERSGIRPISALVDITNYVMLEVGQPLHAFDNTRLSGAIHVRMARPAETILLLNEQILQMQADVVLIADDQRPLAMGGIMGGEESGITLATTEVFLEAAFFAPTAIAGRARRYGFVSDASHRFERGVDFGGTRRALERATRLILDICGGQAGPVSEALATLPARKPVRLRPARVAKVLGVPFTNERIAELFARLGLPLTRDGDDFIVTPPTHRFDIEIEEDLIEEIARLHGYENIPSPAPRGLLSMLPQTEQARPLSRIRQSLADSGYQEVVNFAFVEEAWEADFAGNDRLIRLANPIASHLSVLRSSLLGGLVANLASNLKRRQSRIRLFETGRCFFRDPQGGPVAGFRQPWKLTALAYGTAFPEQWGCAARNVDFFDIKADLEQLFTPIVTSFEKALHPALHPGRSARVTVAGRAVGFLGELHPQWQQKYELPLPPVIFEVDLDAVTMASVPQYAEVSRQPPVIRDMAVVVDQALELQQLIAGLTANRPAIVRDIRLFDVYVGPGIEVGKKSLAFRIMMQDTQKTLLEAEVEAAMQKLMAYLRAAFAAQLRI; from the coding sequence ATGAAATTCTCCGAATCCTGGCTTCGCAGCTTCGTCGACCCCGCCTGCGCGGGTCATGAGTTTTCGCACCTGCTGACCATGGCCGGTCTCGAAGTGGAGGAGGAAGAGACGGTCGCACCGCTCTTCGACCAGGTCGTCGTGGGCCATCTGCTCGCCGTCGATAAGCATCCCGACGCCGACCGCCTCAACGTTTGCCGGGTCGATGTCGGTACCGGCGAGCTGCTGCAGATCGTCTGCGGGGCACCCAACGCGGCTGCCGGCATCAAGGTGCCGTGCGCACTCCCCGGTGCCGAATTGCCGGGTGGATTCGCGATCAAGGTCGCCAAGGTGCGTGGCGTCGAGTCGTCAGGCATGCTCTGTTCGGCCAGGGAACTGGGCATCTCGGAAGATGCTTCTGGCTTGCTGGTGCTGGGCGACGATGCCCCGATAGGTGAGGATATCCGCCGCCATCTTGATCTCGATGATCGTCTGCTGACTCTCAAGCTGACGCCGAACCGGGCAGACTGCCTGTCGCTCGAAGGGATTGCTCGCGAGGTCGCAGCGCTGACCGGTATGCCGGCCCGCTTTATCGAAGTCACGGCTGTTGATGCCACCATCGCGAGCACGCGCGCGCTCGTACTGGACGCCCCGGATGCTTGCCCGCGCTACTGCGGCCGGGTGATCGCCGGGGTCGACGCCAGGGCCGCGACACCCGCCTGGATGCGCCGTCGTCTTGAGCGAAGCGGTATTCGCCCGATTTCTGCCTTGGTCGATATCACCAACTACGTCATGCTCGAAGTGGGACAGCCGCTGCATGCTTTTGACAATACCCGTCTGAGTGGGGCCATTCACGTCAGGATGGCGCGCCCGGCAGAAACGATCCTGCTGCTCAACGAGCAGATCCTGCAGATGCAGGCCGACGTCGTATTGATTGCCGACGACCAGCGCCCGTTGGCGATGGGGGGCATCATGGGCGGCGAGGAAAGTGGCATTACGCTGGCAACCACCGAGGTGTTCCTCGAAGCCGCCTTCTTTGCGCCCACTGCGATCGCCGGCCGTGCCCGTCGCTACGGCTTCGTTTCGGACGCCTCACATCGTTTCGAACGTGGCGTCGATTTCGGCGGTACTCGGCGTGCATTGGAGCGCGCAACGCGGCTGATCCTCGATATTTGCGGTGGACAGGCTGGTCCGGTCAGTGAAGCACTGGCCACCTTGCCCGCGCGCAAGCCGGTTCGCCTGCGACCGGCGCGGGTTGCCAAGGTGCTTGGAGTGCCGTTTACGAACGAACGGATCGCCGAACTGTTTGCCCGTCTCGGCCTGCCGTTGACCCGTGACGGCGACGATTTCATCGTCACGCCGCCGACCCATCGCTTCGACATCGAGATCGAGGAGGATCTGATCGAGGAGATCGCTCGCCTGCATGGCTACGAGAACATTCCGTCGCCAGCACCGCGGGGTTTGCTGTCGATGTTGCCACAAACCGAGCAGGCGAGACCCTTGTCACGCATTCGGCAGAGCTTGGCTGACAGTGGCTACCAGGAAGTCGTTAACTTCGCCTTCGTCGAAGAAGCCTGGGAAGCCGATTTTGCCGGCAACGATCGGCTCATTCGCCTGGCAAATCCGATCGCCAGCCACTTGAGCGTGCTGCGCTCGTCTTTGCTTGGAGGGCTGGTGGCCAATCTGGCAAGTAACCTCAAACGCCGGCAGAGCCGTATTCGCCTGTTCGAGACTGGACGCTGCTTCTTCCGTGACCCGCAAGGTGGTCCGGTCGCCGGTTTTCGTCAGCCCTGGAAACTGACCGCGCTGGCCTATGGCACGGCCTTTCCGGAGCAGTGGGGTTGTGCGGCGCGCAACGTCGATTTTTTTGACATCAAAGCGGACCTGGAACAGCTGTTCACACCGATCGTCACCAGCTTCGAGAAAGCACTGCACCCTGCGCTGCACCCTGGCCGGAGCGCGCGGGTGACGGTCGCTGGCCGGGCTGTTGGTTTCCTTGGCGAATTGCATCCGCAATGGCAACAAAAATATGAATTGCCGCTACCGCCGGTAATTTTTGAAGTCGATCTCGATGCCGTGACGATGGCCAGTGTTCCGCAATATGCCGAGGTTTCCCGCCAACCACCGGTCATACGGGATATGGCGGTGGTCGTCGATCAGGCGCTGGAACTTCAGCAACTGATCGCTGGATTGACTGCCAATCGCCCGGCAATCGTGCGGGATATTCGTCTGTTCGATGTCTATGTCGGGCCTGGAATCGAGGTCGGCAAGAAAAGCCTTGCCTTCCGCATAATGATGCAAGATACTCAAAAAACGTTGCTCGAAGCTGAAGTCGAGGCCGCCATGCAGAAGCTGATGGCCTATTTGCGAGCAGCATTTGCAGCACAACTGCGCATCTGA
- a CDS encoding ATP-binding cassette domain-containing protein, whose translation MTAKANNELLRVEDLHKQYGDNEVLKGVSLTAHSGDVISIIGSSGSGKSTWLRCINFLEQPTSGKIIVAGEEIKMLSGSKDALKVADPRQLQKIRTRLSMVFQHFNLWGHMTVLQNVIEAPIHVLGLSKKDAMERAERYLERVGVWKFRDTYPAHLSGGQQQRVAIARALAMEPEALLFDEPTSALDPELVGEVLKVMRSIAEEGRTMLVVTHEMGFAREVSNHVIFVHQGRVEERGNPREVLTRPNSERLQQFLSGNLK comes from the coding sequence ATGACTGCCAAGGCCAACAATGAACTCCTCCGCGTCGAGGACCTGCACAAGCAATACGGTGACAACGAAGTCTTGAAAGGCGTTTCGCTGACCGCCCACTCGGGCGACGTCATCAGCATCATCGGCTCGTCCGGGTCGGGCAAGAGTACCTGGTTGCGCTGCATCAACTTTCTCGAGCAACCGACTTCCGGGAAAATCATCGTTGCTGGCGAAGAGATCAAAATGCTTTCCGGCAGCAAGGATGCACTCAAGGTTGCCGACCCGAGGCAATTGCAGAAGATCCGCACGCGTCTGTCGATGGTCTTCCAGCACTTCAATCTCTGGGGCCACATGACAGTGCTGCAGAACGTCATCGAAGCGCCAATCCACGTGCTGGGCCTGTCGAAGAAGGACGCCATGGAACGTGCCGAGCGCTATCTCGAGCGCGTCGGTGTCTGGAAATTCCGCGACACTTACCCGGCGCACCTGTCGGGCGGCCAACAACAACGCGTCGCGATTGCGCGTGCACTGGCGATGGAACCGGAAGCACTGTTGTTCGACGAGCCAACCTCGGCGCTTGATCCGGAACTGGTTGGCGAGGTCCTCAAGGTGATGCGCTCGATTGCCGAAGAGGGCCGCACCATGCTGGTCGTCACCCACGAAATGGGTTTTGCACGCGAAGTTTCCAATCACGTCATCTTTGTCCATCAGGGGCGTGTTGAAGAAAGAGGAAACCCCAGGGAAGTGCTGACCAGGCCGAACAGCGAACGTCTGCAGCAGTTCCTGTCGGGCAACCTCAAGTAG
- a CDS encoding cadherin-like domain-containing protein, translated as MTPFADGHFNFTPTTGFTGTFSFTYTVGDGFGGSAWNGQALPVAPPVGCQHVPRVTERVDGELEAGR; from the coding sequence ATGACGCCGTTCGCCGACGGTCACTTCAACTTCACCCCGACGACCGGTTTCACCGGCACCTTCAGCTTCACGTACACGGTCGGCGACGGCTTTGGCGGTTCGGCGTGGAACGGTCAAGCTTTGCCCGTAGCCCCGCCAGTCGGGTGCCAGCACGTCCCACGCGTGACTGAGCGCGTCGATGGTGAACTGGAAGCTGGCCGATGA
- the rocF gene encoding arginase, translating into MTALPVSIIGVPTDVGAGTRGASMGPEALRIAGIVKAIGQFGLAVKDCGNLPGPTNPDLPAVNGFRHMSEVVAWNRSLHDAVYVELRGESLPIILGGDHCLAIGSISAVARRCRETGKKLRVLWFDAHADFNTATMTPSGNIHGMPVACLCGYGPSRLTEIGGHVPAISPQEIRLIGIRSVDAGEKCFLAEIGIEVFDMRYVDEVGMRRTMEQALAGICSETHLHVSLDVDFLDPEIAPGVGTTVRGGPTYREAQLCMEMVADTGRLCSLDIAELNPALDRRNMTAELAVDLVESLFGKSTLMRMHQ; encoded by the coding sequence ATGACTGCGCTGCCGGTGAGCATCATCGGCGTTCCAACCGACGTCGGTGCTGGAACGCGCGGGGCCAGCATGGGGCCGGAGGCGCTGCGTATCGCCGGTATCGTCAAGGCGATTGGCCAGTTTGGTTTGGCGGTCAAGGACTGCGGAAACCTGCCTGGGCCGACCAATCCCGACCTGCCTGCGGTCAATGGTTTCCGCCACATGTCCGAGGTCGTGGCGTGGAACCGTAGCCTGCACGATGCGGTGTATGTCGAACTGAGAGGCGAGAGCCTGCCGATCATTCTCGGCGGCGATCACTGCCTTGCCATCGGTTCGATCAGTGCCGTGGCGCGTCGTTGCCGCGAGACTGGAAAGAAGCTGCGCGTGTTATGGTTCGATGCACACGCCGATTTCAATACCGCCACGATGACGCCGAGTGGCAATATTCATGGCATGCCGGTGGCTTGCCTGTGCGGGTACGGTCCGTCCCGATTGACCGAAATTGGCGGCCATGTACCCGCCATTTCGCCGCAGGAAATTCGCCTGATCGGCATTCGCAGTGTCGATGCAGGGGAAAAGTGCTTCCTGGCCGAAATCGGCATTGAAGTGTTCGACATGCGCTATGTCGACGAAGTCGGCATGCGCAGAACCATGGAGCAGGCATTGGCCGGCATCTGTTCGGAAACACACCTGCACGTTAGCCTCGATGTCGATTTCCTCGATCCGGAAATCGCGCCGGGGGTGGGGACCACGGTGCGTGGTGGTCCGACCTATCGCGAGGCACAACTCTGCATGGAAATGGTCGCGGATACCGGACGGCTGTGCTCGCTCGACATCGCCGAACTCAACCCGGCGCTCGACCGGCGGAACATGACCGCAGAGCTGGCGGTGGACCTTGTGGAGAGCCTGTTCGGCAAGAGTACCTTGATGCGCATGCATCAGTAG
- a CDS encoding ABC transporter substrate-binding protein, protein MKKMLLLSALLVLSTASVSAKDWTDIRMASEGAYPPFNEIGANGALKGFDIDIGNALCAEMKAKCTWVKQEWDGMIPALMARKFDAIVASMSITEERKAKVDFTNKYYASPVVLIAKTGLPLRPELASLKGKKVAVQRGTVADNFATKYWDGKGVEIVRYGKQDEAYLDLKSGRVDATFADYWEAYGGFLTKPEGAGYGVLGEQLYGKNAEERAVIGEGIGIAVRKKDQDLKAQLNKALAAVRANGKYEEIRKKYFAMDIYGD, encoded by the coding sequence ATGAAAAAAATGCTGTTGTTGTCGGCCCTTCTGGTACTTTCGACGGCCAGCGTCTCGGCAAAGGACTGGACGGATATTCGCATGGCGTCGGAAGGCGCTTACCCCCCGTTCAATGAAATAGGTGCCAATGGCGCGTTGAAGGGGTTCGACATCGATATCGGCAATGCGCTGTGCGCCGAGATGAAGGCGAAATGCACCTGGGTGAAACAGGAATGGGACGGTATGATCCCGGCACTGATGGCACGCAAGTTCGACGCCATCGTCGCGTCGATGTCGATTACCGAAGAACGCAAAGCGAAGGTGGATTTCACCAACAAGTACTACGCTTCGCCGGTGGTCCTGATTGCCAAGACGGGATTGCCCTTGAGACCGGAACTAGCCAGCTTGAAAGGCAAGAAGGTCGCAGTTCAGCGCGGCACTGTTGCCGACAACTTTGCCACCAAATACTGGGATGGCAAGGGGGTCGAAATTGTTCGCTATGGCAAGCAGGATGAGGCCTATCTGGATCTCAAATCAGGCCGTGTCGATGCCACCTTTGCCGATTACTGGGAAGCTTATGGCGGCTTCCTGACCAAGCCTGAAGGCGCCGGTTATGGCGTTCTCGGTGAGCAGCTTTACGGCAAGAATGCCGAGGAGCGCGCCGTGATCGGTGAAGGAATCGGCATTGCCGTGCGCAAGAAGGACCAGGACCTTAAGGCGCAACTCAACAAGGCACTGGCCGCCGTGCGTGCCAATGGCAAGTACGAAGAGATCCGCAAGAAATACTTCGCGATGGATATCTACGGCGATTGA
- a CDS encoding MerR family transcriptional regulator, whose amino-acid sequence MEVSHKEPGQEPLPAIPAKRYFTIGEVSELCGVKPHVLRYWEQEFSQLSPVKRRGNRRYYQHHEVLLVRRIRELLYSQGFTISGARNRLDDAGTGSDASSSLLAPEVLRAELLDIAELLRTCE is encoded by the coding sequence ATGGAAGTCAGTCATAAAGAACCGGGGCAAGAGCCTTTGCCGGCCATTCCAGCCAAGCGATATTTCACGATCGGCGAGGTCAGCGAACTGTGCGGCGTCAAACCGCACGTCCTGCGTTATTGGGAGCAGGAGTTCTCGCAACTCAGTCCGGTAAAGCGCCGAGGCAATCGCCGCTATTATCAGCACCACGAAGTTCTGTTGGTACGTCGGATCCGGGAGCTTCTTTACAGCCAGGGCTTTACAATCAGCGGCGCGCGCAACCGTCTCGACGATGCCGGGACCGGCTCCGATGCCAGTTCATCTCTCCTGGCACCTGAGGTGCTGCGCGCGGAGCTATTGGACATTGCAGAATTGCTGCGCACATGCGAGTAG
- a CDS encoding integration host factor subunit alpha: MTLTKAELADLLFDKVGLNKREAKDMVEAFFEEIRNALERGDGVKLSGFGNFQLRDKPQRPGRNPKTGEEIPITARRVVTFHASQKLKAEVEHAYDGSQS, from the coding sequence ATGACGCTTACCAAGGCAGAACTCGCCGATCTATTATTCGATAAGGTTGGCCTCAACAAGCGTGAGGCCAAGGACATGGTCGAGGCTTTTTTCGAAGAAATCCGGAATGCCTTGGAGCGCGGTGATGGCGTAAAGCTTTCGGGATTCGGAAACTTTCAGTTGCGCGACAAGCCCCAGCGGCCAGGCCGCAATCCCAAGACCGGTGAAGAAATCCCGATCACCGCGCGCAGAGTGGTGACTTTTCATGCCAGTCAGAAACTGAAGGCCGAGGTGGAGCACGCTTATGATGGAAGTCAGTCATAA
- a CDS encoding ABC transporter permease, translating to MEWFDPNVISSSLPEFWRGLWMTVQLTVFSLVVGFAFAIPLSVARVSRNPWVSRPISAYTYFFRGTPMLVQLLLIYYGVGQSEWMQQQWEAGNSFWLLFRNAYFCTMLAFSLNTCAYQLEMFAGAIRNVPHGEVEAAEAMGMTRYTALCRIVLPSALRRAIPPLSNEVILMLQGSAIASAVTLVDLTGAARNVYSRHYAPFEAFIFAGLLYLAVTFVLVGLFRFAESRWLAHLQPLSASAKQD from the coding sequence ATGGAATGGTTTGACCCGAACGTTATCAGCAGCAGCTTGCCCGAGTTCTGGCGTGGCCTGTGGATGACCGTGCAACTGACCGTCTTCTCGTTGGTGGTCGGCTTCGCATTTGCCATTCCGCTGTCGGTTGCCCGAGTGTCAAGAAACCCCTGGGTCAGTCGGCCGATCAGCGCCTATACCTACTTTTTTCGCGGCACCCCGATGCTGGTGCAGCTATTGCTGATTTACTACGGAGTTGGCCAGAGCGAATGGATGCAGCAGCAGTGGGAAGCCGGCAATTCTTTCTGGTTACTGTTCCGCAACGCCTATTTCTGCACAATGCTGGCCTTCAGCCTCAACACCTGCGCGTATCAACTCGAAATGTTTGCCGGCGCAATCCGCAACGTTCCACATGGCGAGGTCGAAGCCGCCGAGGCGATGGGCATGACGCGCTACACTGCGCTGTGCAGAATCGTGCTGCCATCGGCCTTGCGCCGGGCGATTCCGCCGTTGAGCAACGAAGTGATTCTGATGCTGCAAGGCTCGGCGATTGCCAGCGCGGTGACACTGGTCGATCTGACCGGTGCGGCACGCAATGTCTACTCGCGCCATTACGCGCCTTTCGAAGCCTTCATCTTTGCCGGACTGCTCTACCTGGCCGTCACCTTTGTTCTGGTCGGATTGTTCCGCTTCGCCGAAAGCCGTTGGCTCGCCCACTTGCAACCGCTTAGCGCCAGCGCCAAGCAAGACTGA